TGAAGACATTAGGGAAAATCATAATGACTCTGCAAAGACCAAGTTTCTTTCTGAAATCGATGAGGCTTCTCTGCCCCTGATCAAGACCTTTGGTGAGAAGTTGTTAGGTGACACTTTGTCTGATGATGATGTGTTTCGCTACTTTATGGTTGTTGCTTTGTCCACTTTTCTGTGTGCAAACTCTAGTACTCTTCCCAGCCCGCAGTACCTTGGTGCTTTGATTGATGTATCTAAGGTGAAAGAATGGGATTGGTCCAAGTTTGTGTTTGATTGGCTGTTTGCTTCGATTTCAAACTACAGAAAGAAGAATAGAAGCACTATTGGTGGCTGCAGATACTTTCTTGCTGTAAGTGTTTCTGTATTCTGTTGTTTGTCTTGGATATGTACCCTATTTTAGTGATGTCTTTGAAATCTTTTGTAGGCTTATTATCTTGATTTTGTCAACTTTGGAAAACGTAATGAGCTCCCCCAAATCTGCCAAGGATCCTCTGTTGGAAGGGCTCGATGATTAACAAATATGCTTCTTATGATCGTGTGTCTGGTGAGAAGTATGGAAAGCGCCCGGTAAGTGTTGTCTGTTATATCACCGCCAAACTATGTGATGATTTCATTGTTTTTGAGTTCTCTTGTTGTATTACATGACACATACATCTCTTGTTGTTTTTGAGATCACTGGCTGACTTGAATACATTTTGTGTAGGTGAAATCCATTGAGGACACTTGCTATGCAGAAGCATACCTACCCGCAGATGCTCGTGATTCCTTTAGGAATACTCTGGATAAACATTGTGATTTCATCCGTACAGAGGTAGGTGCTTTGTCCAGTATGTTTATGAGTATTCTTCTATTTTGAAAAATACATGATTCATATGGTACTATTAACTTGACATTACAGGACAAAGATGTTATGTGTGAGCTTTTCGAAAACCACTTGACAAACCTTGGCTATAGGAGTCCCGGCACACTTGTTGCCAAAATGTTCAAGTACATGCATGAGCGTTATTGTCATGCCGCCGACCCACCTGAGAATTCTGCTGCCGGAATCCCTTCTCCAGCCAATGTTAGTCACAAAGATGATGATGCAATGGCTCATGAATTTGAAGCCCCAATGCCAGCTGCTTCAACTCATACCATTGTGGAAGATGTTTTGGATACCACATTGCCTGCTGCTGGTGTATTTAATGTGGAAGTTGTTGATCCCACAATGGCTGCTGCTACTAAAAATAATGatgaagaagtttctgtgactgaAAAAGTTGATTCAGATAGTGCATATAATGTTTTTGGTAGTGACAATTGTGGTGCTTCTCAGGCAACTGTAATTATTTCTTCCAATAACTCATCAGATCGAGGTACATAAAGTGTTTTTTGTAGCATTTTTTCAGCATTGAGTTAACTTTGTATCTCTTGTTCATACTCTTATGAATATTTTTGAGGTGCAGATTCAGgtagaaggaagaggaagaggaaaaacTATGCATCACAAACTTCCACTCCTGATAGTGTAGCTTCTAGGACTCGATATGGACTATCTCAATGTCTTGGAAAATCCCCTCTCAGTTGCAGAAAAGATGATAATGTTGAGGTCAATGTTCCTACATCTTATTCATTTTCCTTttgtttcatattttctaaattgATGGATCatgtgcattcaaaattttccttttgttttgaaTTTCTTGTATGCCCGACATGCTTTTTACTGTAAATGGACATTTGACAACACCAGTGCCCCATTGGATTATATGTATTTATTTGGTTTAAAAAATAGAACAAGTGCTAATCCAATGTACTACTTACAGCCATAACTAAACAAGTAGCTTAGAGTTATACTTGTCAACATGTCACTACTGCTGTGCATGAAACTATCTGAATCCTGTTGCATTGCTTTAGTATTTCTGTTGTCAGAAACTCTCTGAATATAGTTATACAGCTGCTATGTCTGAAACTCTCAATTTTTCAATCCTTTACAAGTTTGCTATTTTCTGTTGTTGCATTGCTGTAGTATTTCATGTGTTTAATACCATGAAGGGTTCTTGCTACTGCATACTTTAGCAAAGTTGTAGCTGCACCAGTCTGTTTGATTGTATTTGTAGATCAGCAATCTGGTTTCTTGCTTGATTTCTTCCAGCGGTACACATGCAAGGTGCCTTTTTGGCTGATTTTTTTGCTTCAGCAAGTCATTGTTGCTTCTCATGTAAAGAGTTAAATTTTCACTTATATTCAAGCGATTGGCTGGAAGGAATATCTGCAGATTGAAAAACATATTATTATTAGCAGTAAATAATATGTATTTGTGAAATTTAGGCAAGTGTACTGGATCATGCTGGAATTGGAGGTAGAAAGGATAATGCTATACTTGTTGAAGAAGCCCAAATATTAGCTTCTAAAGCTACAACCAAACGTCAGAAGCTTGAACTAAAAGTGAGTTTCTGTGTTTCGCTGTTTTTTGTTTCTGTGTGTGCACCTCACAAATTTTTATTTTCAGCTCTATTTGCGAACACCATAAGGCTGTGTTTTGTCTTTTGTGTTCTATTGTGGATTAGTTGTTTCTGTTAGTAAGTTACTAGCTTGGAGTGGATTATCTAGCTTTGCTTCACAGTTCTCATTGCTAACTAGGAGGCATGCAACATCTTTGTATTGGCTACATCTGTGGTGAATTTGTATGAAGCATGATGACATTGCCAATTTTTTATTTCTCCAATCAGTCGCTGTCCCTGAGTATTTACTTGTTATGAACTTATGGTGTTCGAAAGTGTCATTAATTGCCTTGGATCTTTTACCAAAAGCCCTAACCCATGGATAATTTAAATCGTGGAATTAAGTTAAGCGTTGGGATGGCAGTGAAGAATGATAGATTATGTTGTGTGTATGTAATGAACATGTTTGGGCCCAAAGGACTGTGCTTCTAGGCTGTATTACAGTAGATGTACAGTCACAGCTGCAGTAGGGCATCAACGAACTGAACAAAGGCATCAGCCTGGGTTACACAGTAGCAGATTCTTATCTTAGTTTGTGTGTATCTGTATTGCCTCTATGCAGCAGTGTTCGATTTTATTTCAGTTTAGTATGGAAAGCACTAGGTTTAGTTTAGATCACATTGGTTTACTGGATTATTGCTTTGGATCTTTTTTGTGTGTATTTGCGTCTGGTTTAGTTCAGATCACATCCAGTTTAGTTCAGTTCAATTTTATTTCAGTTGaagtattttttgttttttgttggaGCTGACTAAATTGTCATTGTTCAGGTAGGTGAAAGAACTAGTGGAGCTGCTAGACCCTCGACCGATACGATTGAGAACACTCCAGGTTTGTCTTGCTCATGAAAAAATGTTTAACAAAATCTATGATACAAACAAGacacatgtttgagcatggtctCTTTAGCAGTAAATTGCACTTTTGAAATTCTTAACGGTTAGCACTTTTTAGATTGCACTTTTATTAGCAGTAAATTGCACAATTGAAATAAAGCAATTATGGTATTTGACATGTGCAATATCCGTTGTTGTCACCTGTAATTTTCAATTTTCTTTACCATTTTCTTTTTTATTAACCAGGGAAAGCAGCTGTTGAGAAACCTTGTATAAAGAATAAGGCTCCTTACTTTAATAGTCCTAGCATTCCATCTTTTAGAATGTTTGAATCTGAGGATGATTTGGGAAATTATGTTGAAGACCCTAAACTGTGGCGTCCTGTTGGTCCATTATCAGGTGCTAGTACAGCTTGTCCTATTGATCGAGTGATATCAGGGATTCGACGTGCTGTATCCAATAACATGCATGAAAAAGTCAATAACATGCATGAAAAAGTCCTTGGTACTCTTCTAGTGCAAAGTTGGCTGTTCATCGTCCTAGGAGGACAGTGATCCCAAGCAAATACAAGTTGAGCCCTTATATGATGCCTCATTCGAAGATAACAGTCTCCAGACTTGAAACTGACATATATGAGGTTGTTTTGAAGATGACAGAAGCTAAACATTCCAAGTAAGTTTTCAATGTTTACAACATCCTTACCGTTTTCACCACTCTTGAGTACACTTGAATCAAGTAATTATGAATTGTTTTCATTTGTCTCAGTCTTGCAGTAATCGATTATGGGCAAGTGGTTGTGAAATTAAGTGCACTTGCAAGTTCTCTTAAGCCTCAAGGAAAGGTCCATTACTTTGTAGTTAATGCTTTGTGCAGATTGTTATTCCATAGGAAACACCCTAAGACTTCTTACAAGCATTATTTCTTCTCTAAAGTTGGTGTAAGTGTCAtttgtttctctttttttttctcaattacatgtgataactatatcaaataaaataatattgaCCAATCTGTTTTTGTAGGACTATTTTATTGGAAATCACGGCCCTAATGATAGCAAGGAGAAGGAGCTATATGATAATGCAGTGAAATGCTTTAAGGGTGCTGGTCGTGCAAGGTCATTAGCATACAGCCAATATGTGAGTAACAGattcttttgattttttttaagctTTACCACATATGTTGTGTGCGTTGCAGTTGTGCTAATAATCCCTTCTTTTTCATTTTGTGTTATTTTGTTagctttattttccaattctcttccATGATCGGTGGTATGTGGTTGTTGTGTATATCACTCGAAGATTGATTGTAATCTTGGATTCTTGTACTCTACATTTTGGAGTAGACTCACTTTTCCATAAAGCTGTCCGTGATGAATTTGTAAGTAGCAGCAGCACATGGATTCACTTCATTTTGTTTGAATGGCACGTGAAATTTTGTTAAAATAAGAAAAATTATATATCTGCACTCTAATTATTTCCTCTACCTGCTTTTAGATACCAAACTTGACCACAGTctggagtgaagttgttcaaattGACTTTGGGTTCCATGGATATGAAGTTATCTATGCAGATGTACCTCAGCAGACTGAGAAGTAGGTAGTGTACAGTCTTTTTATAAATTTTTTTAGATCATATCATTTTGTGTGGTGCTTATAATATTCTGTCTTGTCTTTCTCATATCTTGTTTCAGCTTTTGCAATGATAGTGGTATCTTTGCGATGAAGAATCTAGAGCTTTGGGAGCTAAATGTCTATTTGATGGACAAGTTTTCTGAAGCTGATATTGGGCATCTTCGTATCAAGTACGTCAATGACATGATTTTCAATGAATACAATAGTTCTGAAGATGGTCGATCTAAAGTGATGAAATATGATGCTGAGGTAGTACTGGTTGCAATGTCACTTTGTGTATTGTTCCATCATGTACTCAATTGATTTttgtttctaatatttttttctcaggtcTACGAACAGTACTATAAGAGAGCATGACCTGCGTGTTGTGTTTGGATCTTGTGTTTAGGTTCCTGTCATGTAGTGTGTAGGTTCATGCTATGGGTGCATGGTACTTTGTAAAGAAGTAGCTATGTTGATGAGAATAGTTGGTGCTGAAATGGttgtaaatattaatctacaGTCAAGAGGCTAAACTAAAGTGGATGATAATATTTGGTTGGATGGTTTGTTTGGATGCTTGATGTTAACTATTTTTTGAACCATTATTCTAAGTTTATGTCCTTCTTTGTTTGTTTGTCATTTTTGTTCACTATGTGTCAGTGTAGTAACCTTTGATAGCGAAGACAAGGACAAGCTTGAGATTTGTGGGTCCCTCTTGTTCTTCTAAAGATGATGTCTGATCTGGTTAGTGTGTGCTTTTTCTGTTATTGTGTGCTCCAAATTGTCTCTTGTGACTtgtttgtgctaacacatcttgaaatctgttaattgtgatttgtgtcaaTACACACCGCCATGCTCTGTCCCAGAGTGCTACTCATGGACAGGGGCAATGCCACTGTCCCTGCTATGGAGATGACCAAGTGGTTCGACACCAACTAGTAAGTCCTTTGCCTGCTACTAATGGTAATTTCAGTTTCAGattttgtattgaatatttttCTGACAAACTTTGTTCTACTTTTACAGCCATTTTATTGTCCCTGAATTGGGCCCTAACACCAAGTTCTCCTACACTTTTCACAAGGCTGTTAACGAATACAAGGTGGCTAAGGCGGTACGATACACTCATTATATTTCTGTTATCTCAGTTTAATGTGCTAATCTATTCTCCTAATGTTAATTTCCTACTTGTGTACTTGATTGTCTGATGGTTGCTAATACATTCGTATTTCTTTTGACATCATAATTACCCGATAAAGTCATTTGATAGTTTAGCATGCTGGCTTCAGCTAATTGAACCTCAAACTAGTAGCTGATGGTTTTGGATAGCTGTGCTGTCTTGTGGCTGTTGTAGTAGAATATCATGAACTCACATCTTTTAACTGTATTATACTATACAAGAAAGCTGTGTTTAGTATCCAtttcttgattgcacatttatAAGTAGTAAATTGTAATAAGCTATAATGGAAATTGCAAGTATCGGGAACCGCAATTGTAATTCTGAGCGTATGCAATATGCTGGCGTTGAACTATTTGCCTCCTCATTTTGTCTTTTTTCTGCTAGCTGATCTATGTATTCTGCAAGTGTATCTGAATAAGTGAAGGCTAAGTAAATCTGGAAAGTTTTCATGAAAATTCCATCTGCTTCTTTGGTTtgccaattttttttatttatcagAATACAAGTGGAATCACTCACCTTGTGGTTAGACTAATTCGCTAGTTACTCTATTGGTTGCATGCAGGACAATGTACTTGCTCCCATCTGAAAAAGGACCGAGTTGAAGAGATAGAGGTGATAGGCATTTTGGTTGTTGAACGCAAGCTCACAACCATCAGCTAGTGCCGCTGCAAAATTATTTGAAACCATCCAAATATTGATCTTGGTCAGTCGATATACTTCTTTTGTTTGCCcatatttttgtccttgtcctttcatagaaaaaaattgtttattgtgatttgtgctagcacacaccgcatttttgtctttgtccttccatagaaaaaaattgtttttgtGATTTGTGTAACACATTTCAAATATTTGTCTTTGTTTTTCTGTAGTAAAAATTATATTGTGTTAATTGTGATTGTGCCAGCACACACCTAGGACCTTCCTTGTTCTAAAATGCTAGCACACACTGCTGCTGCGTTCGGAGCTAGCGCGGCGGTTTTCGGGCAGGGGCAGGTATGGATGAGGTCGGATTTGCGTTGGATTTGCTGCTTTGCTTGCTGTCTTGCTGTCGATCTGTCTTTTGTGGATTGATGTCGCCGTGGATTTGTCTTTGCTTGCTGCCAGCGACGGCGTGTCTGTGGCTAGCATGGCTTGCAGCCGCGTTGGGAGACAGGCTGTGGTTTTCTTTAGGTGTGTCGGTAGATGGTAGGAAGTCTCACTATAGGTTTCTGTCTGTGCAGGATCTAGTTGTTCCTATTAAGTTCAGTAGCAGCAGTAAGCAATTAACTTATAACATTTCTTGGTTTTCAGATAGCAGCAGCAGGAACTCATGAAGCCTTCGCTGTTTGGGCTGGGCAATTGTGTTTATTTTGTGGAATGCATGCAGCAGCAAGGTAAGCAACCTAGTCATCCTTAAGGTATATCATCACTGAGAATTGAAGATGGATTGTTAACAGGTTTATCATTGTCTAGGTCACCAAGCTTTGTGATTTGGGGGTACAAATCAAAGAAAAGTTCAGGTTATGTCCCATTCTCAAGTATAAACATTATCCTACTGAAGCTTCAATTTTCTTTTCTGGTAACGTATGGTCCCTAATCTCACATATTTTCCAGGTTTATGGACTCAAGTGGTCTTATAACAATCGTCAGCTTGCATCAGGTGGCAATGATAACAGAGTAAGATGTCAGCAATCCTTGTTTATCTCTCTTGTCACCATTACAAAAATTGCAATCATTTTCTGAAGGCCTGTCAGCCTGTGATAATTGTCATGGAATTTTGAAGGCGTAAACGTTAAAACTGTGTTTTTTTAACTTAAAGCTGGGAATGGTGAAGACATTTTTACACAAAATGGCAGCTGGAACTTCAACAATAAGGTCAGTATTTGTTAGTCTGCAGTCAGTTAGTTTGCCCTGAAATGAGAAATGTCTTGCATTCATAACCCCACACTAAAGAaactctgttctgaaataagAAATGTCCTGGCAGACATGTTTGGTGCCTGCAGGAGGAACATACTACTGAATTTTTCAAGTGCTCTGTTACTATTATTACCTGCCACTGACGAAAACAAGACAAATATAAAATTCGGTTACACAATTGCAATCACCGATAATATAAATTACAGATATTGGGCACTGCAATTGTAGTTCTTAGCATATGTAATTTTAGATCTAGgcataatttaatttaaggttTGTAACATCCTGCTCATTACATAAATTACATAAATATGTTGGCTACTTAAATTTTGCTTCTATCTGCTGATCATCGTGAATTGCTGCATGTCTTTGATCACCGTGTCCTTAGTGTGGTGTGGCTTCGGGATCAGTGCTACCATTTGATGtttccttcctcttctttctttttggctTGACCGGGGAGCCTACAAAACATTATTAGTTCACATAAATAAGAATTTTTGCATTTGgattcaaattctatttgtatgtcCTTAAATTTTATACCTGCACTGTCTGTgtcatttgttttcttctttttcttcttttctgctgCCACCAGTTTCTTCTTTATTTCTTCTATATGTGTCTTCATTCTGACAGGTTTAGGTGGCCTTCCCTTTCTCTGAATTCTTTCTGGATCATCTATTTCAGTCTGTGGATCTCCAGCTTGTGCTGCTATAGTTTGTCCTTCTTCATTTCCTTGCTGGTTATTTTGTGCTTCACCTGTTTGCTGAGCACATAGCATTCTATCtaaattgatttccatcttgttgaATTCTGCCATAAGGTATTCCATGGCTTTTTCATTTTTTGATCCTTTTGAATTCAGTATTGTTGATCTCCTGGATAATATGTTAAATCTCAACAATGAGCTTGTTTCAactgtttcttcttcttgtctttcaacATGTACCTTCATATCCTTTTTTCTCCACCTGTCTAAGAAGTATTTGTCTGGAATTGTGCTGATTTCCTTTTCAATGACTATTTTCAGGATATGAGAGCAGAATATGCCATCTTTGCTGAATTTTGCACATATGCAGGTaaattcttcttctccttgtGTTAGTTCAGTGTTTACTGTATATCTCCTGAACCTATGAACCTCCTGAATCTGGTTACTTTTTTGCCACACCTCAAAtgtttttccatcttcagtttccCTGTAGTTCAGCCTTGATGTTGCCTTCAGTTGTAGCTGAAACTTTTTGAATATGTTTCTGTTGTATAGCTGTTGTGCCTGCTGCTCTATTCTGTAGCCGAATATAAATTCCTTTGGCCTTTTCTGCTTACTATAGCTGTCCTCTAGCCTTTCTGCTCGATTTATGGTATCAACAATCCGATTGTACTCTTTCAGAAAGCTGATGATACTATAGGTTGGCCCTACATTGTCTTTGAACCTCGCATTTGTTGCCTCACTCCTGGATGTGGTCTGTACGAAAGGGAAAAAGTCATTTTTGTAGTAGACCGGGATAAACCTTTTCCTCATTTCCCACATCTTGGAAAAGTAGTTATTCCCTTGAAGGTTTCTTTCCTCAATCATTCTCTTCCAAAGTCGCTCAAATTCTTCCACCGTTAGACTATTGTTCACTATATCTTCGAAGTCTTCATATAGTCCTTCGTTTGCTGCAAAGACCTTGACATTCTTATTGTAGCATTTGGTCTTTATGTGGAACAAGCAATTTCTGTGCTTTGTGTTTATGAAGACTTGCTctattgctgatttcatcgccatGTCTTGGTCTGTGATGATTGTTTGAGGGTGTTTTCCTCCCATTGCTTCAAGGAAAGTTTGAAATACCCACTTAAAAGTGTCCACTGTCTCATCATGCAGGAAAGCACATCCGAAAAGGCAACTTTGCCCATGTCCGGTGATTCCAACAAATGGTGCAAAAGGTAAGTTGTATCGGTTGGTCATATATGTCGTGTCAAAACTTACACATTCTCCATAATCTGCATAATATTTCATAGAAGAACAATCTGTCCAGAACAAGTTTCTCACTCTCTTGTCCTCATCTAAATCAAACTTGTAAAAGAAAGACGGATCCTCAGTTTGTTTCTTTCTGAAATAATCCAGTACTTGTGTCATATCTGATCCTTTAACTTCTCTGTTCAGCCTTGTCCTGTAGTTGCtgatatctttctttttcatcggtATAGCTGTAAGCCCCCCTCTAAGATACGATAGAATAGAAACCATCTTCCTAGTCGGGATATTGTTATCGTTCAGAGTCTTGATaagtcctttttccatttctgtcATATACTTGTGACCAGAAAATAGCTGATCCCTGTCTCCAGGGCATAGCTCATGATTATGCTCCAAATCAAGAGTTTTAACCTT
Above is a genomic segment from Miscanthus floridulus cultivar M001 chromosome 3, ASM1932011v1, whole genome shotgun sequence containing:
- the LOC136543113 gene encoding protein FAR1-RELATED SEQUENCE 4-like; protein product: MVVRCLRNTRIETLEKKTCVLRECNTQIPSGKQGPQLLFSPIKTCQRGPLTKKTERPSSAQSPITKKTEMSSDLFVGKPLRGDQISSWGQTGGSLCPPWRSDLFVGASKALLCVEMRSDQSRGKEKTTGRSKMKISSAWGQADQRKRATNQHIQEEPLTSTAKNMNLERRTRLQEMSEAQYQIHNYEDMIRQEESSNDVSIASLMQLIQAPVEFDQLLENNMYVTTSRCDDYPTSVKSQEAIKEVQSAPYQIFAGTNCSSDLSNTYRYKKGGYTELMMEQIRNSQEDNQTDWNTQQHEEMQGSLTKMILGNDRNENMRLEDLDGIFGPQTDWSISESRLSYEDGEMAIVADDDGATTSIADDDRSEIQQYHWQTDVFNNMDIDEVQHENQDDQPTMGENDLRIIAVEPTSSDITSTVTDDNEHVNGSQELTEEEIEEFIKNEQVAASKGNNAPINSKYTPQLSMEFKSRDDAHHFFNFYAFLAGFQVAITHTTRTQSKKRNNEVVKVTMRCTRQGKEKEPKCLEQEEVEVDKDVGNKPVRRRKTNVQQKSDCPCVMMVKEEGVVWKVKTLDLEHNHELCPGDRDQLFSGHKYMTEMEKGLIKTLNDNNIPTRKMVSILSYLRGGLTAIPMKKKDISNYRTRLNREVKGSDMTQVLDYFRKKQTEDPSFFYKFDLDEDKRVRNLFWTDCSSMKYYADYGECVSFDTTYMTNRYNLPFAPFVGITGHGQSCLFGCAFLHDETVDTFKWVFQTFLEAMGGKHPQTIITDQDMAMKSAIEQVFINTKHRNCLFHIKTKCYNKNVKVFAANEGLYEDFEDIVNNSLTVEEFERLWKRMIEERNLQGNNYFSKMWEMRKRFIPVYYKNDFFPFVQTTSRSEATNARFKDNVGPTYSIISFLKEYNRIVDTINRAERLEDSYSKQKRPKEFIFGYRIEQQAQQLYNRNIFKKFQLQLKATSRLNYRETEDGKTFEVWQKSNQIQEVHRFRRYTVNTELTQGEEEFTCICAKFSKDGIFCSHILKIVIEKEISTIPDKYFLDRWRKKDMKVHVERQEEETVETSSLLRFNILSRRSTILNSKGSKNEKAMEYLMAEFNKMEINLDRMLCAQQTGEAQNNQQGNEEGQTIAAQAGDPQTEIDDPERIQRKGRPPKPVRMKTHIEEIKKKLVAAEKKKKKKTNDTDSAGSPVKPKRKKRKETSNGSTDPEATPH